GGAGCACGACGTCCATCTCATCCCCTCCGGGTCGTCCGCCACAGCAGCACCGCCGCAACCACCTGCAGCACGCCGATCACCACCGCGAGCAGCGTCGCGTGGTGGTCGACGAGCGCGCCCGCGACAGCGCCGCCGACGAGGGCGCCGATGCCCTGCACGGCGGCGAACACACCGTACGCCGTGGCCCGGCGCCCGGCCGGGACCAGATCGGCGACGTACGCCTTCACCGTCGAGTCCTGCACGCCGCTCGCCGCACCCCACACGACGACACCGGCCAGCACCAACCAGAGCCGGTCGGTGAAGACGCAGAGCGGGACGACCGCGACCAGGAGGGGCACGACGAGCAGGACCCGGCCGCCCCAGCGGTCGAACATCCCGCCGGTCGCCAGCGCGGCCAGCGCCTCGATGCCCATCGCGAGCGCGTAGACGAGCGGTACGGCGGCCGCGGCGACCAGGCCTGCCTCCACGAAGCGGTAGGACATCACGCCGAAGGTCATCAGCCCGGCGGTCGTCAGGGCCGCGGACAGCGAGAACAGGTGGAAGGTGCCCGGCAGGTCGGCGCCGACCGCCGCGGCACGGACCTCGGCCCAGGCGCTGCGCGGCGGCCGGTCGAGGGCCGGTGCGTCGTCGGCGTCCGGGTCGGCCCGGGTGGCGATCGGGGCCCGGCGGCGCAGCTGGGCGAGCAGCAGCATCGCCAGCGCACCGGGGATCGCGAGCACCGCGAACCCGGGCCACAGCAGTCCGGTCAGCCCGGCGATGCCGGCCAGCAGCAGCGGTCCGGTGAAGGCACCGACCTGGTCGAGCGCCTTGTGGACC
This genomic interval from Nocardioides kongjuensis contains the following:
- a CDS encoding MFS transporter — translated: MTSSDQAAPDRPVWTPWRTVFAFGLVSLAADMVYEGMRAMAGPFLGSLGASALTVGLVTGAGEAVALMLRLVTGPWADRSNRHWRLTVVGYAMTAVCVPLLALTPFLGSAGLAVAATLIVLERTGKAVRSPAKSALLARMATSTGRGKGFAVHKALDQVGAFTGPLLLAGIAGLTGLLWPGFAVLAIPGALAMLLLAQLRRRAPIATRADPDADDAPALDRPPRSAWAEVRAAAVGADLPGTFHLFSLSAALTTAGLMTFGVMSYRFVEAGLVAAAAVPLVYALAMGIEALAALATGGMFDRWGGRVLLVVPLLVAVVPLCVFTDRLWLVLAGVVVWGAASGVQDSTVKAYVADLVPAGRRATAYGVFAAVQGIGALVGGAVAGALVDHHATLLAVVIGVLQVVAAVLLWRTTRRG